In Anopheles gambiae chromosome 2, idAnoGambNW_F1_1, whole genome shotgun sequence, a single window of DNA contains:
- the LOC1277253 gene encoding protein phosphatase 1 regulatory subunit 12A isoform X14 gives MSLDNRNTSAQYKRAEQLKRWEESEMNKKLSGAPKSPSSRRIKFSSGCIFLAACVAGDKEEVEWLLKNGADIDTANVDGLTALHQACIDDNLDMVEFLVQKGADVNRKDNEGWTPLHATASCGFLSIARYLIENGADLASINSDGELAVDLANSDAMEDLIQHHLDEQGIDCEEARQAEERIMLSDATKWLRTDSPDCDKAHPKTGATAIHVAAAKGYIGVLKLLLEGRGDIDRQDVDGWTPLHAAAYWGQKEATQMLLNASADIDVQNYSGQLAIDIAQDDIVPLLKDARKNGKRTKRRPPSHGNRITDNFENSTETPTKVIRVEVKPIDSNKEKEVVSEKENKPTEPDVILRRTQSFESDEKKTTSNLVLGSTTTSPSSATGPASGATTNLVPPAATGTGAANNTTGSTTGSSGAVSPPTSPSGTPTTTPTAGQIRSSIPTPITLNSHKNTTMSNNTDNSSSTTTTTPFGDRYRKRYEDQPETVRKPSATNSTVANDHTSSTTTSAPEAADHTAHETTLTPATGPETNKNHSLFELNRKYIEQAQKTKINNERNKFLSSLNEKRQQQLQEQQQQQEQQQQRRQQPAEQPRGGGRYDGRPGKPEASQEEASFEEPAAVKLIMPSYTAAPAPTAVLEQQPPAGTTPVTTSPSSNKLSPGNIFKNFFKSFVPPTRDEESETQRKAHAKRVRETRRSTQGVTLDEIKSAEQLVKKKNATGTGNENDTMAPATATATTTTTTTPSSPSSLSSTASPSFTNDRVPAVGSTGDQQQQQQGSNHVTEASAAHDATSGGVGGGSTKVEEIAVAASFTLAAPGSSLDDGGDGGGGGGGGGGHRRHRRSVAGMDEEEEDDSKVTVSYTISAPVRQSSPSPRAVASAVAVSNSKESADPLDGTGAGDVPAVTATFHVPAAASEPMVATSATIRTSSGAAGGVVSNSDSNTTTTTTTTNTSNNNNTSASSNTNHNTAATTYTKRSLFDIDNANSLTLAEKLRHEANKYAIAAVADGDLDSHLVARVPASNSGTTNSGGGGGGESNSTSTNAPADNSAASAGAAVPPSPTLRKAEPATTTTTGVTAERRPSWRLKVDGGSKFKLEDASTPNAATQSSSVASGGSVYEPSGPANQAPEHGLTTTKLTSSSALAQRRAHQQNGDSSSTATTGTTSSSVASSRPLSAPASGLAAGEQYNRVPGSAATAAGEQQTGAAATDPNSPLHHLRRPPKSAGEENKENDKENDSRSTAQATQAVIQRRRRQKRRSTGVVSVGMEDLDPDRQDSPVDGDEKETGSERGRSRVGSTASELDTANQPQDSTRENGGDCIDYKALYEQEKVDNDKLKMALRKKDEEVVTLKAALDRFTTATTKNNSLSELEKRERRAMERKMSEMEEELKLLQKYKTENERLRAENRALTRVVSKLTTSAQNQIHASKQ, from the exons GCGTGCATCGATGACAATCTGGACATGGTGGAGTTTCTCGTACAGAAAGGTGCCGACGTCAACCGGAAGGACAACGAAGGCTGGACACCGTTGCATGCCACAGCATCATGCGG CTTTCTTAGTATAGCACGCTATCTGATAGAGAACGGTGCCGACCTGGCGTCGATCAACAGCGATGGCGAGCTGGCGGTCGATCTCGCCAACTCGGACGCGATGGAGGACCTGATCCAGCACCACCTGGACGAGCAGGGCATCGACTGCGAGGAGGCGCGCCAGGCGGAGGAGCGCATCATGCTGAGCGACGCGACCAAGTGGCTCCGCACGGACAGCCCGGACTGTGATAAGGCGCACCCGAAGACGGGCGCCACCGCGATACATGTCGCCGCCGCCAAGGGCTACATCGGcgtgctgaagctgctgctcgagGGCCGGGGCGACATCGACCGGCAGGACGTGGACGGCTGGACGCCGCTGCACGCGGCCGCCTACTGGGGCCAGAAGGAAGCCACACAGATGCTGCTGAACGCGAGCGCCGACATCGACGTGCAGAACTACAGCGGCCAGCTGGCGATCGACATTGCCCAGGACGATATCGTGCCTTTGCTGAAGGATGCCCGCAAGAACGGGAAGCGCACGAAGCGCAGACCACCTAGTCACGGAAATAG GATTACGGACAACTTCGAAAATAGTACGGAAACGCCGACCAAGGTGATTCGGGTCGAGGTGAAACCGATTGACAGCAATAAGGAGAAGGAAG TAGTTtcggaaaaggaaaataaaccaACCGAACCGGATGTGATACTGAGGAGAACCCAGAGCTTCGAGAGTGACGAAAA gaaAACAACAAGCAATTTGGTCCTGGGAAGCACGACCACATCACCGTCATCGGCGACCGGACCGGCGTCCGGCGCAACCACCAACCTCGTGCCTCCAGCAGCAACCGGTACGGGTGCAGCGAACAACACAACGGGCAGCACCACGGGCAGCTCCGGTGCCGTCTCGCCACCGACCAGTCCGTCCGGAACGCCGACGACAACGCCCACTGCCGGACAGATCAGAAG CTCCATACCCACACCAATCACCCTCAACAGCCACAAGAATACCACCATGAGCAACAACACTGATAACagtagcagcaccaccaccaccacaccgttCGGTGATCGCTACCGGAAGCGGTACGAGGATCAACCGGAGACGGTGCGCAAACCCTCGGCAACGAATAGCACGGTTGCGAATGATCATACCTCATCCACCACCACATCCGCTCCCGAGGCGGCCGATCACACGGCGCACGAGACCACGCTCACACCGGCCACCGGGCCCGAAACGAACAAGAACCACAGCCTGTTCGAACTCAACCGCAAATACATTGAGCAGGCGCAGAAGACGAAGATCAATAATGAGCGCAATAAATTTCTCTCCTCACTCAACGAGAAGAGACAACAGCAGCttcaggagcagcagcagcagcaggagcaacagcagcaacgacgtCAGCAACCAGCCGAACAGCCGAGGGGTGGTGGACGGTACGATGGCAGACCAGGCAAGCCGGAAGCGTCACAAGAGGAGGCGTCGTTCGAGGAACCGGCGGCAGTGAAGTTAATCATGCCATCGTACACCGCAGCTCCGGCTCCAACAGCGGTGCTGGAACAGCAGCCACCCGCGGGAACAACGCCGGTGACGACCAGCCCCTCGTCGAACAAGCTGTCGCCtggaaatattttcaaaaacttTTTCAA ATCATTTGTACCACCGACGCGGGACGAAGAGAGCGAAACGCAACGCAAGGCCCATGCCAAGCGCGTCCGGGAGACGCGCCGCTCGACCCAGGGCGTCACGCTGGACGAGATCAAGAGTGCCGAGCAGCTGGTCAAGAAGAAGAACGCTACCGGAACGGGCAACGAA AACGACACAATGGCACCCGCGACTGcgacagcaacgacaacaaccaCGACAacgccatcatcaccatcctcATTATCATCCACTGCATCACCCTCATTTACCAACGATCGTGTGCCGGCGGTCGGCAGCACTggcgaccagcagcagcagcagcaaggcaGCAATCACGTAACGGAAGCATCCGCAGCACATGATGCGACCAGCGGCGGCGTTGGTGGTGGGTCGACGAAGGTGGAAGAAATCGCCGTGGCGGCTAGTTTCACGCTAGCCGCACCGGGATCGTCACTCGATGACGGTGGCGACGGTGGCggaggtggtggaggaggaggaggccaCCGAAGGCACCGTCGCAGTGTGGCCGGcatggacgaggaggaggaggatgacaGCAAGGTGACGGTGTCGTATACGATCAGTGCCCCGGTACGGCAGAGCTCGCCCAGCCCGAGGGCGGTGGCGTCGGCGGTGGCAGTGAGCAACTCCAAAGAAAGTGCCGATCCACTGGATGGAACCGGCGCTGGCGATGTTCCTGCCGTAACGGCAACGTTCCacgtgccagcagccgcgagCGAGCCGATGGTGGCGACCTCGGCCACCATCCGAACGTCGTCCGGCGCAGCGGGTGGTGTCGTGAGTAATAGTGATAGtaataccaccaccaccaccaccaccaccaacacctccaacaacaacaacaccagtgCATCCTCTAATACCAACCACAACACAGCCGCCACCACCTACACTAAACGTTCACTGTTCGATATCGATAACGCGAACTCACTAACACTGGCCGAGAAGCTGCGCCACGAGGCGAACAAGTACGCGATCGCGGCCGTGGCGGACGGCGACCTGGACAGCCACCTGGTGGCCCGGGTCCCCGCCAGCAACAGTGGCACTACTAAcagtggtggcggcggcggcggcgaaagcaacagcaccagcacgaACGCACCTGCGGACAATAGTGCAGCGAGTGCTGGTGCCGCCGTGCCGCCATCGCCAACACTGCGGAAGGCGGAACCGGCCACAACGACCACCACCGGTGTCACGGCCGAACGAAGGCCCTCGTGGCGGTTGAAGGTGGACGGTGGCAGCAAG TTCAAACTGGAAGATGCGTCCACACCGAATGCCGCCACACAGTCATCGTCGGTAGCGAGCGGCGGTTCCGTGTACGAACCGTCCGGCCCGGCTAATCAGGCACCAGAGCACGGTTTGACTACTACTAAGCTCACCTCCTCGTCGGCCCTGGCCCAACGAAGGGCGCATCAGCAGAATGGTGACAGCAGCAGTACCGCCACCACCGGGACGACCTCCTCCAGTGTTGCCAGCTCGCGGCCCCTATCGGCACCGGCGTCCGGGCTTGCCGCCGGCGAGCAGTACAACCGTGTGCCGGGCAGCGCCGCCACTGCGGCCGGTGAGCAGCAGACCGGTGCTGCCGCCACGGACCCCAACAGTCCGCTGCACCATCTCCGGCGGCCACCGAAGTCGGCGGGCGAAGAGAACAAGGAGAACGACAAGGAGAACGATAGCCGCAGCACGGCCCAAGCCACGCAGGCGGTCATACAGCGGCGCCGGCGTCAGAAGCGTCGTTCGACCGGCGTCGTTTCCGTCGGCATGGAG GATCTTGATCCCGATCGGCAAGATTCTCCGGTCGATGGTGATGAAAAAGAG ACTGGCTCGGAACGGGGTCGCTCGCGCGTCGGTTCGACGGCCTCCGAGCTGGACACGGCAAACCagccgcaggactccacacgaGAAAATGGCGGAGACTGCATCGATTACAAAGCTCTCTATGAACAGGAAAA GGTCGATAATGATAAGCTTAAGATGGCTCTACGGAAGAAAGATGAGGAGGTGGTAACGCTAAAGGCCGCGCTTGATCGATTTACTACAGCG accACCAAAAACAACTCACTGTCGGAGCTGGAGAAACGCGAACGGCGCGCCATGGAGCGGAAGATGTCCGAGATGGAGGAAGAGTTGAAG CTGTTACAAAAGTATAAAACCGAAAACGAGCGACTGCGGGCAGAAAACCGTGCCCTAACGCGCGTCGT
- the LOC1277253 gene encoding protein phosphatase 1 regulatory subunit 12A isoform X15: protein MSLDNRNTSAQYKRAEQLKRWEESEMNKKLSGAPKSPSSRRIKFSSGCIFLAACVAGDKEEVEWLLKNGADIDTANVDGLTALHQACIDDNLDMVEFLVQKGADVNRKDNEGWTPLHATASCGFLSIARYLIENGADLASINSDGELAVDLANSDAMEDLIQHHLDEQGIDCEEARQAEERIMLSDATKWLRTDSPDCDKAHPKTGATAIHVAAAKGYIGVLKLLLEGRGDIDRQDVDGWTPLHAAAYWGQKEATQMLLNASADIDVQNYSGQLAIDIAQDDIVPLLKDARKNGKRTKRRPPSHGNRITDNFENSTETPTKVIRVEVKPIDSNKEKEVSEKENKPTEPDVILRRTQSFESDEKKTTSNLVLGSTTTSPSSATGPASGATTNLVPPAATGTGAANNTTGSTTGSSGAVSPPTSPSGTPTTTPTAGQIRSSIPTPITLNSHKNTTMSNNTDNSSSTTTTTPFGDRYRKRYEDQPETVRKPSATNSTVANDHTSSTTTSAPEAADHTAHETTLTPATGPETNKNHSLFELNRKYIEQAQKTKINNERNKFLSSLNEKRQQQLQEQQQQQEQQQQRRQQPAEQPRGGGRYDGRPGKPEASQEEASFEEPAAVKLIMPSYTAAPAPTAVLEQQPPAGTTPVTTSPSSNKLSPGNIFKNFFKSFVPPTRDEESETQRKAHAKRVRETRRSTQGVTLDEIKSAEQLVKKKNATGTGNENDTMAPATATATTTTTTTPSSPSSLSSTASPSFTNDRVPAVGSTGDQQQQQQGSNHVTEASAAHDATSGGVGGGSTKVEEIAVAASFTLAAPGSSLDDGGDGGGGGGGGGGHRRHRRSVAGMDEEEEDDSKVTVSYTISAPVRQSSPSPRAVASAVAVSNSKESADPLDGTGAGDVPAVTATFHVPAAASEPMVATSATIRTSSGAAGGVVSNSDSNTTTTTTTTNTSNNNNTSASSNTNHNTAATTYTKRSLFDIDNANSLTLAEKLRHEANKYAIAAVADGDLDSHLVARVPASNSGTTNSGGGGGGESNSTSTNAPADNSAASAGAAVPPSPTLRKAEPATTTTTGVTAERRPSWRLKVDGGSKFKLEDASTPNAATQSSSVASGGSVYEPSGPANQAPEHGLTTTKLTSSSALAQRRAHQQNGDSSSTATTGTTSSSVASSRPLSAPASGLAAGEQYNRVPGSAATAAGEQQTGAAATDPNSPLHHLRRPPKSAGEENKENDKENDSRSTAQATQAVIQRRRRQKRRSTGVVSVGMEDLDPDRQDSPVDGDEKETGSERGRSRVGSTASELDTANQPQDSTRENGGDCIDYKALYEQEKVDNDKLKMALRKKDEEVVTLKAALDRFTTATTKNNSLSELEKRERRAMERKMSEMEEELKLLQKYKTENERLRAENRALTRVVSKLTTSAQNQIHASKQ from the exons GCGTGCATCGATGACAATCTGGACATGGTGGAGTTTCTCGTACAGAAAGGTGCCGACGTCAACCGGAAGGACAACGAAGGCTGGACACCGTTGCATGCCACAGCATCATGCGG CTTTCTTAGTATAGCACGCTATCTGATAGAGAACGGTGCCGACCTGGCGTCGATCAACAGCGATGGCGAGCTGGCGGTCGATCTCGCCAACTCGGACGCGATGGAGGACCTGATCCAGCACCACCTGGACGAGCAGGGCATCGACTGCGAGGAGGCGCGCCAGGCGGAGGAGCGCATCATGCTGAGCGACGCGACCAAGTGGCTCCGCACGGACAGCCCGGACTGTGATAAGGCGCACCCGAAGACGGGCGCCACCGCGATACATGTCGCCGCCGCCAAGGGCTACATCGGcgtgctgaagctgctgctcgagGGCCGGGGCGACATCGACCGGCAGGACGTGGACGGCTGGACGCCGCTGCACGCGGCCGCCTACTGGGGCCAGAAGGAAGCCACACAGATGCTGCTGAACGCGAGCGCCGACATCGACGTGCAGAACTACAGCGGCCAGCTGGCGATCGACATTGCCCAGGACGATATCGTGCCTTTGCTGAAGGATGCCCGCAAGAACGGGAAGCGCACGAAGCGCAGACCACCTAGTCACGGAAATAG GATTACGGACAACTTCGAAAATAGTACGGAAACGCCGACCAAGGTGATTCGGGTCGAGGTGAAACCGATTGACAGCAATAAGGAGAAGGAAG TTtcggaaaaggaaaataaaccaACCGAACCGGATGTGATACTGAGGAGAACCCAGAGCTTCGAGAGTGACGAAAA gaaAACAACAAGCAATTTGGTCCTGGGAAGCACGACCACATCACCGTCATCGGCGACCGGACCGGCGTCCGGCGCAACCACCAACCTCGTGCCTCCAGCAGCAACCGGTACGGGTGCAGCGAACAACACAACGGGCAGCACCACGGGCAGCTCCGGTGCCGTCTCGCCACCGACCAGTCCGTCCGGAACGCCGACGACAACGCCCACTGCCGGACAGATCAGAAG CTCCATACCCACACCAATCACCCTCAACAGCCACAAGAATACCACCATGAGCAACAACACTGATAACagtagcagcaccaccaccaccacaccgttCGGTGATCGCTACCGGAAGCGGTACGAGGATCAACCGGAGACGGTGCGCAAACCCTCGGCAACGAATAGCACGGTTGCGAATGATCATACCTCATCCACCACCACATCCGCTCCCGAGGCGGCCGATCACACGGCGCACGAGACCACGCTCACACCGGCCACCGGGCCCGAAACGAACAAGAACCACAGCCTGTTCGAACTCAACCGCAAATACATTGAGCAGGCGCAGAAGACGAAGATCAATAATGAGCGCAATAAATTTCTCTCCTCACTCAACGAGAAGAGACAACAGCAGCttcaggagcagcagcagcagcaggagcaacagcagcaacgacgtCAGCAACCAGCCGAACAGCCGAGGGGTGGTGGACGGTACGATGGCAGACCAGGCAAGCCGGAAGCGTCACAAGAGGAGGCGTCGTTCGAGGAACCGGCGGCAGTGAAGTTAATCATGCCATCGTACACCGCAGCTCCGGCTCCAACAGCGGTGCTGGAACAGCAGCCACCCGCGGGAACAACGCCGGTGACGACCAGCCCCTCGTCGAACAAGCTGTCGCCtggaaatattttcaaaaacttTTTCAA ATCATTTGTACCACCGACGCGGGACGAAGAGAGCGAAACGCAACGCAAGGCCCATGCCAAGCGCGTCCGGGAGACGCGCCGCTCGACCCAGGGCGTCACGCTGGACGAGATCAAGAGTGCCGAGCAGCTGGTCAAGAAGAAGAACGCTACCGGAACGGGCAACGAA AACGACACAATGGCACCCGCGACTGcgacagcaacgacaacaaccaCGACAacgccatcatcaccatcctcATTATCATCCACTGCATCACCCTCATTTACCAACGATCGTGTGCCGGCGGTCGGCAGCACTggcgaccagcagcagcagcagcaaggcaGCAATCACGTAACGGAAGCATCCGCAGCACATGATGCGACCAGCGGCGGCGTTGGTGGTGGGTCGACGAAGGTGGAAGAAATCGCCGTGGCGGCTAGTTTCACGCTAGCCGCACCGGGATCGTCACTCGATGACGGTGGCGACGGTGGCggaggtggtggaggaggaggaggccaCCGAAGGCACCGTCGCAGTGTGGCCGGcatggacgaggaggaggaggatgacaGCAAGGTGACGGTGTCGTATACGATCAGTGCCCCGGTACGGCAGAGCTCGCCCAGCCCGAGGGCGGTGGCGTCGGCGGTGGCAGTGAGCAACTCCAAAGAAAGTGCCGATCCACTGGATGGAACCGGCGCTGGCGATGTTCCTGCCGTAACGGCAACGTTCCacgtgccagcagccgcgagCGAGCCGATGGTGGCGACCTCGGCCACCATCCGAACGTCGTCCGGCGCAGCGGGTGGTGTCGTGAGTAATAGTGATAGtaataccaccaccaccaccaccaccaccaacacctccaacaacaacaacaccagtgCATCCTCTAATACCAACCACAACACAGCCGCCACCACCTACACTAAACGTTCACTGTTCGATATCGATAACGCGAACTCACTAACACTGGCCGAGAAGCTGCGCCACGAGGCGAACAAGTACGCGATCGCGGCCGTGGCGGACGGCGACCTGGACAGCCACCTGGTGGCCCGGGTCCCCGCCAGCAACAGTGGCACTACTAAcagtggtggcggcggcggcggcgaaagcaacagcaccagcacgaACGCACCTGCGGACAATAGTGCAGCGAGTGCTGGTGCCGCCGTGCCGCCATCGCCAACACTGCGGAAGGCGGAACCGGCCACAACGACCACCACCGGTGTCACGGCCGAACGAAGGCCCTCGTGGCGGTTGAAGGTGGACGGTGGCAGCAAG TTCAAACTGGAAGATGCGTCCACACCGAATGCCGCCACACAGTCATCGTCGGTAGCGAGCGGCGGTTCCGTGTACGAACCGTCCGGCCCGGCTAATCAGGCACCAGAGCACGGTTTGACTACTACTAAGCTCACCTCCTCGTCGGCCCTGGCCCAACGAAGGGCGCATCAGCAGAATGGTGACAGCAGCAGTACCGCCACCACCGGGACGACCTCCTCCAGTGTTGCCAGCTCGCGGCCCCTATCGGCACCGGCGTCCGGGCTTGCCGCCGGCGAGCAGTACAACCGTGTGCCGGGCAGCGCCGCCACTGCGGCCGGTGAGCAGCAGACCGGTGCTGCCGCCACGGACCCCAACAGTCCGCTGCACCATCTCCGGCGGCCACCGAAGTCGGCGGGCGAAGAGAACAAGGAGAACGACAAGGAGAACGATAGCCGCAGCACGGCCCAAGCCACGCAGGCGGTCATACAGCGGCGCCGGCGTCAGAAGCGTCGTTCGACCGGCGTCGTTTCCGTCGGCATGGAG GATCTTGATCCCGATCGGCAAGATTCTCCGGTCGATGGTGATGAAAAAGAG ACTGGCTCGGAACGGGGTCGCTCGCGCGTCGGTTCGACGGCCTCCGAGCTGGACACGGCAAACCagccgcaggactccacacgaGAAAATGGCGGAGACTGCATCGATTACAAAGCTCTCTATGAACAGGAAAA GGTCGATAATGATAAGCTTAAGATGGCTCTACGGAAGAAAGATGAGGAGGTGGTAACGCTAAAGGCCGCGCTTGATCGATTTACTACAGCG accACCAAAAACAACTCACTGTCGGAGCTGGAGAAACGCGAACGGCGCGCCATGGAGCGGAAGATGTCCGAGATGGAGGAAGAGTTGAAG CTGTTACAAAAGTATAAAACCGAAAACGAGCGACTGCGGGCAGAAAACCGTGCCCTAACGCGCGTCGT